From the genome of Gemmatimonas phototrophica, one region includes:
- a CDS encoding cbb3-type cytochrome oxidase subunit 3 has protein sequence MKLSDVMSYAQLSFYTEVALVLFLGVFIAISIRTFMPSRRGELEAASRIPLEDDVVITPRTAER, from the coding sequence ATGAAACTCTCCGACGTCATGTCCTACGCCCAGCTGTCCTTCTACACGGAAGTCGCACTTGTGCTGTTCCTTGGCGTGTTCATCGCCATTTCCATTCGCACATTCATGCCCTCGCGGCGCGGGGAGCTGGAAGCAGCGTCCCGCATTCCCCTCGAAGACGATGTGGTGATCACCCCCCGCACCGCGGAGCGCTGA
- a CDS encoding cbb3-type cytochrome c oxidase N-terminal domain-containing protein, with translation MAAPEKKDGLQDKLLDHTYDGIQEYDNPMPRWWLLTFAATIIFSVIYVFNIGPVGNGNGRIADYEADMAAYAKAHPAPTGGDMSGDQLLALAKNEEAVEEGKETYTAYCASCHAPDGGGLIGPNLADAYWIHGGTITDIYKTVTNGVLEKGMPPWGKTLKPDQLAEVVAYVSTLKGTTPASPKAPQGNLVTP, from the coding sequence ATGGCTGCGCCAGAGAAGAAAGACGGCCTGCAGGACAAACTGCTCGACCACACCTACGACGGCATTCAGGAGTACGACAACCCGATGCCGCGCTGGTGGCTGCTCACCTTCGCGGCCACGATCATCTTTTCGGTGATCTACGTGTTCAACATCGGGCCGGTTGGCAATGGCAACGGACGCATTGCCGACTACGAAGCGGACATGGCGGCGTATGCCAAGGCGCATCCGGCGCCCACCGGTGGCGACATGAGTGGCGATCAGCTGCTCGCGCTCGCCAAGAATGAAGAAGCGGTGGAGGAAGGGAAGGAGACCTACACCGCCTACTGTGCCTCCTGTCACGCACCGGATGGCGGCGGCCTCATTGGCCCCAACCTGGCCGACGCGTACTGGATTCACGGGGGCACCATTACCGACATCTACAAAACCGTCACCAACGGTGTGCTCGAGAAAGGCATGCCGCCCTGGGGCAAAACCCTCAAGCCGGATCAGCTTGCTGAAGTGGTGGCGTACGTAAGCACGCTCAAGGGTACCACCCCGGCCTCACCCAAAGCGCCACAAGGAAATCTGGTCACACCGTGA
- the ccoG gene encoding cytochrome c oxidase accessory protein CcoG yields the protein MSTTTAPPGVGRRVLPTLNEDGTRRWIRPKPSHGKWWQRRQVVAYVLMAIFFAAPHIRLFGKPVFLMDLPRREFTLMGYTFLPTDTLLFMFTLASGVIGIFLITALWGRAWCGWACPQTVYLEFLFRPIGRWFDGGYTQSRTLDKQGAWFTPRRLGKYITFFLLALFVSHTLLAFFVGTDQLYSWMVNSPAAHPSAFFFVVVFTGIVWFNFTYFREQTCLIVCPYGRWQSALIDRQSVIVAYDYNRGEPREHATKTRDPNAGDCIDCGACVQTCPTGIDIRNGLQMECVHCTQCIDACDDIMVKVGKPTGLIRYSSQDEIAGKPKHLLRLRTILYPAVLTILLGGLGTAMYLKEPADLTVLRGLDAPFATEADGRISNQIRVKVTNRRGTDMAYSIVLDGLATDGVTSQEITVVAPENPLRVKSGDTRTTSVFVLLPARAFTKGERFISITVSDERGYKESVKYRLLGPTGDTPRSVP from the coding sequence GTGAGCACCACCACTGCACCGCCAGGCGTGGGGAGACGCGTTCTCCCCACCCTGAACGAAGATGGCACCCGCCGCTGGATCCGCCCCAAGCCGTCGCACGGCAAGTGGTGGCAGCGGCGGCAGGTCGTGGCCTATGTGCTGATGGCCATCTTCTTTGCCGCCCCGCACATCCGCCTCTTTGGCAAGCCCGTGTTCCTCATGGACCTGCCTCGGCGTGAGTTCACGCTCATGGGCTACACGTTCCTGCCCACCGACACACTGCTGTTCATGTTCACGCTGGCCAGCGGGGTGATAGGGATCTTTCTCATCACGGCGCTGTGGGGACGCGCCTGGTGCGGCTGGGCCTGTCCGCAGACGGTCTATCTCGAGTTCCTCTTCCGTCCCATTGGCCGCTGGTTCGACGGCGGCTACACGCAATCGCGGACGCTCGACAAGCAGGGCGCCTGGTTCACCCCGCGCCGCCTCGGGAAGTACATCACGTTCTTCCTCTTGGCGCTGTTCGTGTCGCACACGCTGCTCGCGTTTTTCGTGGGTACCGACCAGCTGTACAGCTGGATGGTGAACTCCCCGGCGGCGCATCCGTCGGCGTTCTTCTTCGTTGTGGTCTTCACGGGCATCGTGTGGTTCAACTTCACGTATTTCCGCGAACAGACCTGCCTCATTGTCTGCCCCTACGGGCGCTGGCAGTCGGCGCTCATCGATCGCCAGTCGGTGATTGTGGCGTATGACTACAACCGCGGCGAGCCGCGCGAGCACGCTACCAAAACGCGGGACCCAAACGCCGGCGACTGCATCGATTGCGGGGCCTGCGTGCAGACGTGCCCCACCGGCATTGATATCCGCAACGGGCTGCAGATGGAATGCGTGCACTGCACGCAATGCATCGATGCCTGTGACGACATCATGGTGAAGGTGGGCAAGCCCACTGGGCTCATTCGCTATTCGTCGCAAGATGAAATCGCCGGCAAGCCCAAGCATCTCCTGCGACTCCGCACCATCCTGTATCCGGCAGTCCTGACCATTCTGCTGGGCGGTCTCGGGACGGCCATGTATCTCAAGGAGCCGGCCGATCTCACGGTGCTGCGCGGTCTCGACGCCCCCTTTGCGACTGAGGCAGACGGACGGATCTCCAACCAGATTCGCGTGAAGGTCACCAATCGCCGCGGCACCGACATGGCGTACAGCATTGTGCTGGATGGCCTTGCCACCGACGGCGTAACGTCGCAGGAAATCACGGTCGTGGCCCCGGAGAATCCGCTGCGCGTGAAGTCGGGCGACACCCGTACCACCAGTGTTTTTGTGCTGTTGCCAGCGCGCGCCTTTACCAAAGGCGAGCGCTTCATCTCGATTACGGTGTCCGACGAACGCGGCTACAAGGAGTCGGTCAAATACCGGCTGCTGGGGCCCACCGGCGACACCCCGCGGAGTGTACCATGA
- a CDS encoding FixH family protein, with amino-acid sequence MKKGMGWPIGVAMILASTVVANVVVMKIANNDPSFSVEPDYYRKAVHFDSTMAQQQRNLSLGWGIDTQIDSIGDGTHTRLSIRLRDASSYPLPGARVAVMARFNARANDTLTAVLTEEAPGTYVTTLPIARPGEWEVRVDATHGSQRFSASSRVTAVRSDVARHTPR; translated from the coding sequence ATGAAGAAGGGGATGGGATGGCCCATCGGTGTCGCCATGATTCTCGCGAGTACCGTCGTGGCCAATGTGGTGGTGATGAAGATCGCCAATAACGATCCATCGTTCTCGGTGGAGCCGGACTACTACCGCAAGGCGGTGCACTTCGACTCCACCATGGCCCAGCAGCAGCGCAACCTGAGCCTCGGGTGGGGCATCGATACGCAGATCGATTCCATTGGCGACGGCACGCACACGCGTCTCTCCATCCGGTTGCGTGATGCCTCGTCGTATCCGCTGCCGGGGGCGCGCGTGGCGGTCATGGCGCGCTTCAACGCCCGTGCGAACGACACACTCACCGCCGTGCTCACCGAAGAGGCGCCCGGTACGTACGTCACCACGCTGCCCATTGCCCGTCCCGGTGAGTGGGAAGTGCGCGTGGATGCCACGCACGGCAGTCAGCGCTTTTCCGCCAGCTCGCGGGTCACCGCGGTGCGTTCCGACGTCGCACGACACACCCCGCGATGA
- a CDS encoding sulfite exporter TauE/SafE family protein, with product MITAAASILVASLVGSVHCAGMCGGFVCFYAGSAKGNEPAALRAHVMYNAGRLGSYLLLGALAGLAGAQVTQAGTLVGISHAAAIVAGVLMVGWALSTIAAQRGVTIGTLHAPQAWQRALGRVLHSVREQPIGVRALLTGLFTTLLPCGWLYVFVATAGGTGSVQEAMLLMAIFWAGTVPALIAVGLGAQTLLAPFRRRLPAFSAAVVLVMGLLSMSGRLTPSLHTTMSHDRPTPMSSAEASHVH from the coding sequence ATGATCACCGCCGCGGCCAGCATTCTCGTGGCTAGTCTGGTGGGGAGCGTGCATTGCGCCGGCATGTGCGGTGGCTTTGTCTGCTTCTACGCCGGATCGGCCAAGGGCAATGAACCGGCCGCGCTGCGGGCCCATGTGATGTACAACGCCGGTCGCCTGGGCTCGTACCTGCTGCTGGGGGCCCTGGCCGGACTGGCGGGGGCACAGGTTACGCAGGCTGGCACCCTGGTCGGGATCAGTCACGCCGCCGCCATAGTGGCCGGAGTGCTCATGGTGGGGTGGGCCCTCAGCACCATCGCGGCGCAACGTGGCGTCACCATTGGCACGCTGCACGCGCCGCAAGCGTGGCAGCGCGCTCTCGGGCGTGTGCTGCACTCGGTGCGGGAACAGCCCATTGGCGTGCGCGCCCTGCTCACGGGCCTTTTTACCACCCTGCTCCCCTGCGGCTGGTTGTATGTCTTCGTCGCCACGGCCGGCGGGACCGGCAGTGTGCAGGAGGCCATGCTGCTGATGGCCATCTTCTGGGCCGGTACGGTCCCGGCACTGATTGCTGTTGGTCTTGGGGCCCAAACGCTGCTGGCACCGTTCCGACGCCGCTTGCCGGCCTTCAGCGCCGCGGTGGTCCTTGTGATGGGGCTGCTCTCCATGTCCGGTCGGCTCACGCCGTCGTTGCACAC